The following proteins are encoded in a genomic region of Gossypium hirsutum isolate 1008001.06 chromosome D05, Gossypium_hirsutum_v2.1, whole genome shotgun sequence:
- the LOC107943307 gene encoding uncharacterized protein, whose product MLASQVEALGRKIDGLSFRKQVTPVMQSNVTRADLRNQQTSIQGFENQIGQLAKLVSERLQGSYSWKGVNEPEEKLKQEVEKDDGVDDSKKEQKMLKYEKLLKELLTNKRKLEELSTVELNEECLAIIHNKLHAKLKDPEIFAIPCFIGSLSIEKALVDLSANINLMPYKMFKQLDLRELKPTRMSIQLVDKSIKYPKGIVEDMLVKVDKFIFPVDFVILDMGEDVEVPLILGRPFLATTRIVIDVGNGKLVLKVGDEEVTLQTCDVMRVSSE is encoded by the exons ATGTTGGCAAGTCAGGTTGAAGCCCTTGGCAGGAAAATAGATGGTTTGAGTTTTAGGAAGCAGGTGACTCCTGTGATGCAATCTAATGTGACTAGAGCGG ATTTAAGGAATCAACAAACATCTATTCAGGGTTTCGAGAATCAGATTGGTCAACTTGCTAAATTGGTTTCAGAGAGACTACAAGGCAGTTACTCG TGGAAAGGTGTTAACGAGCCTGAAGAGAAGCTAAAACAAGAAGTTGAGAAAGATGATGGGGTTGATGATAGCAAGAAAGAGCAAAAA ATGCTCAAGtatgaaaaattattaaaggAGCTTTtgacaaataaaaggaagttagaggagtTGTCCACTGTGGAGCTTAATGAGGAATGTTTAGCCATTATCCATAACAAGCTACATGCCAAGCTTAAGGATCCAGAGATTTTCGCTATCCCTTGTTTTATTGGTAGTTTATCTATTGAGAAAGCTTTAGTTGATTTAAGTGCTAACATCAATTtaatgccttataaaatgtttaaacaacttgatTTAAGGGAACtaaaacctactaggatgagcattcaattagttgACAAATCAATTAAGTATCCTAAGGGTATTGTTGAGGATATGCTTgttaaagtagataaatttatattccctgttgacttTGTGATACTGGACATGGGTGAGGATGTTGAGGTACCTTTGATTTTAGGCAGACCCTTTTTAGCCACTACTAGAATTGTTATTGATGTTGGTAATGGTAAACTTGTGCTAAAGGTAGGTGATGAAGAGGTTACTCTTCAAACATGTGATGTTATGCGAGTATCTAGTGAGTAA